The Syngnathus acus chromosome 12, fSynAcu1.2, whole genome shotgun sequence genome contains the following window.
GACGCTTCATGGCGACGGCAAGCGCATGTGGCATCGCCATGGCAACGTACCAATAGCGTTGGGCATCTGGTTCCAGCTGAATTGGAAGTCGGAGGCGTTGGACTGGATCATGGGCGTGGAGCCGTTGAACGGACACACTTTCTTGTACGAGCAAATATCTGCCAAAAGAAGGAATTAAGAATGAGAATTTGTtggctgtggaaaaaaaagggaccTCAGTGTACGCACAATTGTAACACAAGAGCAGCCCGGCCTCGCCATCCTCGTACACGTCGATAGCTGCCACAAAATTGACCTGAGAAGAGAAAAGCGCCATTGTAACAATGAAAAGCTTTCTTCCGTGGCATATCACCTGCTACGCTAGCATTATGCTAGCAGACGTTGGCTAAACAATTCTGTAGTTTGCTGGAAATGTAcgccacgcacgcacgcacgcacgcacgcacgcacgcacgcacgcacgcacgcacgcacgcacgcacgcacgcacgcacgcacgcacgcaccctGTTGGCGTCGACGTGGTGCAGCCGGTAGGCGTCGCCCGTGCTCTCGTTGATCAGGTCAAACTGATGCTTGTAGCCCACGCAGATCATGTTGTCGTTCTCGCCCGTCGGCCCGTCCACCAGCGCCATCACGGCGGGCGGGTCGCACAGGCAGATCTCCTAGCGGAAAGGAGCGAAACCCATCGGATGACATTTCCGTCATCCGCGGTCTGAGCCCGTGCGCGGCGGCGCCGTACCCGAATGTACTGAAACTCCTCCACCGGCGAGTCGACCCCGCCCACGGCGCTGAAGCCTTCGAAGCGTTTGCGGGTGATGAGGAGCAGCTTGTTCCGGATGGCCGCCACGATCCTCAGCTCTGAGCCGTGGTGTGTGTTGATGGAGTACAAATGGCAACCTGGCAGCACGGGCCGAGGCTGTCAGTCACGTGGGCGGCcatcggtcggtcggtcggtcaggGCCCACCTTTGGTTTTCTCCAGTTTATTCTCCCGGCTATCGCACTTGCCCCGGGCCTGTTGGCGCTCCTCCAGGCCTCTCCTGAGCGTGCTCAGACGGAAGACGTACAGTCGAGCGTCCTTCCCTGGGACAGACACGAGCCTTCATTTTTACGCTGCGTCAGCAGAAGTAGCCGTACAATGTCAGGAAAATACTGATTGTCTATCTTGGGAGACAACGAGCATGAATATTTGGCCCCGCCCCTGCAGTGACAGTATCGAtagaacaacaaaatattgcGATCACACCGTCGGGCCTGGTTATCCTGGAAGATGCGCGTTTCCTGCGAGAAGCCCGTCAAGGAGCCGTAAAATGTCGGGGGAAATGCGGCGCTGCGGTGGCGTGGCGCCatcaaaagcaaattaatCGCATTTGTCAGGATGAGGCCGAGCGGGAAAATTGATGACGCGCTCTTCGGATGCGGCCGTTTTCCTGCCGCGCGTGTTCTTCAGACACATTTCCTTTGGCTCCTTAAGGATAAACGGAGCCAAACGACAGCATGCTAGCGACGTGACATCGGGTCGATAAGCTCAGTGAAGCAAAGGAGGTCGGCTGCCGCCGACGCGTCCGTCCGCTGCCAAAGCAAAACGCTGCACAGTGACGGATCCTCGGCTAGcttgggggagaaaaaaaaagaaaaatctgctAAACTGCCTTCACCTTTGTCTGCTCTGGTGATGAGCAGGTCCTGAGGCTCAAGTATGTGCATCTGCTTCACCGCCAGCGTCTTGTCAAACAcctgcgccgccgccgccgggaGAGCCTGAGCCTCTGCCGCACACAATAGCCAGTCgtaagccaaaaaaaaaaagaaaggtcaAATCTGaccagaaaaaataaataaataaaggaaatGAAGGGTTGACGTTGGTGGCGCTCACCGGTGCTGGATGAAGGCAGATCAGGGCCtggacgggaaaaaaaaaaaacccacacacacacacacacacacacacagcattgACATTTGAGTGGTTCAGTTACATTTTTGTCATAGTGAGTTGAggagatgaatgaaaataaaaacgtcaCAAAGctggacaagaaaaaaataaaaggagcgTCCGTATCAAtcagctgcttttttttgaTTGCCAATTGAAGGGCAGAGGGACTGAGAGAGAGGACAATTGCAATGAACTCACCGTCCAGCAGTAGGACCCCCGCCGTGTCGGTGGCCACCAGCAGCGACTGGCCCCACGAGTCGGCGCACACCACCTCGTGAGGGAACGCGCTGCAGAACGACTGCGACTCCCACGGCTGCCgcacacgtgcacgcacgaacgcacacacacacgtcagaGCGGCTGTTTGCGGCCACGAGCCGAAAGGCGTCACCTCTTTTCTGCACAAGCCGGTGGTGACCAGGCTGGTGGGGGCGTCGCCTCTCACGATGGTCTTTAGCTTGAGAGCCTGCGCGGTGCAGAGCATTTGATTTTGGTTCCAATTCTGTGCTTACGTCGCAATCCCGCTTGCGCTTTGACCTGGCCGATCCTGACAAACTCAGCCTGGCGCGCCTCCTCCTTCTTGCGCGCCGACTTGGGCGACTCGGGCAGCACGTCGCTGAAGGAGCGGCGGTTCAGCATGTTCTGCGGGGAGAAAGGGACCTAATGGGTGGCGCCGGCGCACAAACACGATGGAGGTGGAAGACAGCACAAGAGGCGTCTTAGAGAGGCCCGGCACGGCAAACTGTACAAAAGTCCATTTTTCAGTCGTCTGTATTACAACATGCTTAATAAAACTGAGCGACTACAAGTAAAAATCTACATTCAGCCGTTTTGTTGACAGTACGAGGCACGTGCGACTTAagtgcgtgcctgcgtgcgtgagCAGCTTTTGCCTTTTCGGCTTGACAGTGACAGCCAGAGTCAGCTGGGAGgaaacacgcaaaaaaaaaaaaaaaaaaaaaaaaaaaaaaaaaagggcactGCAGTGGAAttgggaagtgtgtgtgtgtgtatatgtgtgtgcgcatgcgctGTGGTGCAGTACGCAGTGGGACGCAGTGGAGAACACAGTCAGCAGCTTCTCAAGTCGCAGTGGTGAcatggaagaagaagaggaggaggtacCCAAAAACCTTTTGGTTCTGGTACCTTGTGCAGGTCGGGCATGAGGTCCTGGTAGAGCGAGCGGATCAACATGTCCAAGGTCCGCTGACGCTTCTGGGCAAACGTCGGCGTCTCCAGTGTGGCTTTCTCTCCGTTGATTACTGTGTGAAGAAATCGCATTGATTGACGTGGCTCCTCAATCCactataacaaaaataaatatatacaaaacAATCTTACGTTTGACTAATAAAAAGTCCCTGAATTCGTGGTGATCCGTAAAGACCGGCGGCGACGGCAGAGGCGGTCCAAACAGCGGGACGCTCTCCTCGGAAAAAATCTTCAACCTGCAACGAGAGAGAACGGAAATAGTCACCcaaaaaataagaatgatAAAAACACCACTTGGAAATTTTTGTGAGGTGCTCGCTTACCTGTAACTGTCAGTCTGGCAATTATAGCGAACTAACGCAAAAATATCTGCGCACGCGCGAGTGAAGGAAACACGGACAAGAACAGAGACGAAGCGGCCCAAGCGGCCGGCGCTTCGCAAGGATACGGGTGAAGTGCGAGCGGATCATGGACGGCTTGAAGGACGACGACGCCTCGTCGCCCTCCTGGAACACGATGGTCACTATGTCGTTTCCGATGTGGCGCTTGCGCTCCACCTGCGGCAGGGGGCGACAAAAACACCGGAGTCATAAATGCCGAAAGGGCGTAATGTGAGCACACGCGCACCTGTTGTTTGTTCTCTTTGGAGTAGGGCAACATAGTGGACACGTGGAACATGAGCTCGTGGCCCTGATACACCGTGTAGATGGACTTGATCCCCGTAGTGTCGTCTGCAACAACGAGCAAGCCGCTCAAACAATGCCGTGCTCTTCCTAGCTAGCTCGCGAACGGATTAGCTTAGCATAGCAAAACACCACTTACTCTTGGTGTCCAGGCCTCCCCGATAGCCGGCCCAACCCTGCAAGGTTATGCTGT
Protein-coding sequences here:
- the garnl3 gene encoding GTPase-activating Rap/Ran-GAP domain-like protein 3 isoform X2; its protein translation is MNSDKNVYLGRDKGIMRKRALLLRKGCSFEITSSASEDLGCRRGDFSRKHYGSVELLISSDADGAIQRAGRFRVENGSTDENLDYAPGTWRRTDVHLENPEYHTRWFFKYFLGKVHQNYVGTDAEKNPFYLSVVLSDQNNQRVPQYRAILWRKTGTLKISLPYSPTKTLSVKSILSAMNMDRFEKGPREILNPDIQKDLLVLEEQEGSVNFKFGVLFAKDGQLTDDEMFSNEMGSESFDKFLKLLGDSITLQGWAGYRGGLDTKNDTTGIKSIYTVYQGHELMFHVSTMLPYSKENKQQVERKRHIGNDIVTIVFQEGDEASSSFKPSMIRSHFTHIFALVRYNCQTDSYRLKIFSEESVPLFGPPLPSPPVFTDHHEFRDFLLVKLINGEKATLETPTFAQKRQRTLDMLIRSLYQDLMPDLHKVPFSPQNMLNRRSFSDVLPESPKSARKKEEARQAEFVRIGQALKLKTIVRGDAPTSLVTTGLCRKEPWESQSFCSAFPHEVVCADSWGQSLLVATDTAGVLLLDGPDLPSSSTEAQALPAAAAQVFDKTLAVKQMHILEPQDLLITRADKGKDARLYVFRLSTLRRGLEERQQARGKCDSRENKLEKTKGCHLYSINTHHGSELRIVAAIRNKLLLITRKRFEGFSAVGGVDSPVEEFQYIREICLCDPPAVMALVDGPTGENDNMICVGYKHQFDLINESTGDAYRLHHVDANRVNFVAAIDVYEDGEAGLLLCYNYICSYKKVCPFNGSTPMIQSNASDFQFSWNQMPNAIVCAFPYILAFTTDSIEIRLVVNGNLVYTAVVPELQLASSRSDIYFVSSAPVSSASNCSSRDASSQSSPQTPTGYEMPVFPSPLGDDSIRIPYGTKLSLYTSKDAEGESACKHIFKIPLCNLVGRSVERPLKSPLVNKVLTAPPAAPVPVACAGPLVSATHSLSLSRMEIKEIASRTRKELLGLTEEPSSKSDGGVSKARKASKKNVAAEEPRERALMSTNSDRLDSEAGDADLDAASILEAEPETSVLGAESPPPLAGAFAASFEEDVLDLK
- the garnl3 gene encoding GTPase-activating Rap/Ran-GAP domain-like protein 3 isoform X1 codes for the protein MNSDKNVYLGRDKGIMRKRALLLRKGCSFEITSSASEDLGCRRGDFSRKHYGSVELLISSDADGAIQRAGRFRVENGSTDEQNLDYAPGTWRRTDVHLENPEYHTRWFFKYFLGKVHQNYVGTDAEKNPFYLSVVLSDQNNQRVPQYRAILWRKTGTLKISLPYSPTKTLSVKSILSAMNMDRFEKGPREILNPDIQKDLLVLEEQEGSVNFKFGVLFAKDGQLTDDEMFSNEMGSESFDKFLKLLGDSITLQGWAGYRGGLDTKNDTTGIKSIYTVYQGHELMFHVSTMLPYSKENKQQVERKRHIGNDIVTIVFQEGDEASSSFKPSMIRSHFTHIFALVRYNCQTDSYRLKIFSEESVPLFGPPLPSPPVFTDHHEFRDFLLVKLINGEKATLETPTFAQKRQRTLDMLIRSLYQDLMPDLHKVPFSPQNMLNRRSFSDVLPESPKSARKKEEARQAEFVRIGQALKLKTIVRGDAPTSLVTTGLCRKEPWESQSFCSAFPHEVVCADSWGQSLLVATDTAGVLLLDGPDLPSSSTEAQALPAAAAQVFDKTLAVKQMHILEPQDLLITRADKGKDARLYVFRLSTLRRGLEERQQARGKCDSRENKLEKTKGCHLYSINTHHGSELRIVAAIRNKLLLITRKRFEGFSAVGGVDSPVEEFQYIREICLCDPPAVMALVDGPTGENDNMICVGYKHQFDLINESTGDAYRLHHVDANRVNFVAAIDVYEDGEAGLLLCYNYICSYKKVCPFNGSTPMIQSNASDFQFSWNQMPNAIVCAFPYILAFTTDSIEIRLVVNGNLVYTAVVPELQLASSRSDIYFVSSAPVSSASNCSSRDASSQSSPQTPTGYEMPVFPSPLGDDSIRIPYGTKLSLYTSKDAEGESACKHIFKIPLCNLVGRSVERPLKSPLVNKVLTAPPAAPVPVACAGPLVSATHSLSLSRMEIKEIASRTRKELLGLTEEPSSKSDGGVSKARKASKKNVAAEEPRERALMSTNSDRLDSEAGDADLDAASILEAEPETSVLGAESPPPLAGAFAASFEEDVLDLK
- the garnl3 gene encoding GTPase-activating Rap/Ran-GAP domain-like protein 3 isoform X4 — translated: MNSDKNVYLGRDKGIMRKRALLLRKGCSFEITSSASEDLGCRRGDFSRKHYGSVELLISSDADGAIQRAGRFRVENGSTDENLDYAPGTWRRTDVHLENPEYHTRWFFKYFLGKVHQNYVGTDAEKNPFYLSVVLSDQNNQRVPQYRAILWRKTGTLKISLPYSPTKTLSVKSILSAMNMDRFEKGPREILNPDIQKDLLVLEEQEGSVNFKFGVLFAKDGQLTDDEMFSNEMGSESFDKFLKLLGDSITLQGWAGYRGGLDTKNDTTGIKSIYTVYQGHELMFHVSTMLPYSKENKQQVERKRHIGNDIVTIVFQEGDEASSSFKPSMIRSHFTHIFALVRYNCQTDSYRLKIFSEESVPLFGPPLPSPPVFTDHHEFRDFLLVKLINGEKATLETPTFAQKRQRTLDMLIRSLYQDLMPDLHKNMLNRRSFSDVLPESPKSARKKEEARQAEFVRIGQALKLKTIVRGDAPTSLVTTGLCRKEPWESQSFCSAFPHEVVCADSWGQSLLVATDTAGVLLLDGPDLPSSSTEAQALPAAAAQVFDKTLAVKQMHILEPQDLLITRADKGKDARLYVFRLSTLRRGLEERQQARGKCDSRENKLEKTKGCHLYSINTHHGSELRIVAAIRNKLLLITRKRFEGFSAVGGVDSPVEEFQYIREICLCDPPAVMALVDGPTGENDNMICVGYKHQFDLINESTGDAYRLHHVDANRVNFVAAIDVYEDGEAGLLLCYNYICSYKKVCPFNGSTPMIQSNASDFQFSWNQMPNAIVCAFPYILAFTTDSIEIRLVVNGNLVYTAVVPELQLASSRSDIYFVSSAPVSSASNCSSRDASSQSSPQTPTGYEMPVFPSPLGDDSIRIPYGTKLSLYTSKDAEGESACKHIFKIPLCNLVGRSVERPLKSPLVNKVLTAPPAAPVPVACAGPLVSATHSLSLSRMEIKEIASRTRKELLGLTEEPSSKSDGGVSKARKASKKNVAAEEPRERALMSTNSDRLDSEAGDADLDAASILEAEPETSVLGAESPPPLAGAFAASFEEDVLDLK
- the garnl3 gene encoding GTPase-activating Rap/Ran-GAP domain-like protein 3 isoform X6, whose amino-acid sequence is MNMDRFEKGPREILNPDIQKDLLVLEEQEGSVNFKFGVLFAKDGQLTDDEMFSNEMGSESFDKFLKLLGDSITLQGWAGYRGGLDTKNDTTGIKSIYTVYQGHELMFHVSTMLPYSKENKQQVERKRHIGNDIVTIVFQEGDEASSSFKPSMIRSHFTHIFALVRYNCQTDSYRLKIFSEESVPLFGPPLPSPPVFTDHHEFRDFLLVKLINGEKATLETPTFAQKRQRTLDMLIRSLYQDLMPDLHKVPFSPQNMLNRRSFSDVLPESPKSARKKEEARQAEFVRIGQALKLKTIVRGDAPTSLVTTGLCRKEPWESQSFCSAFPHEVVCADSWGQSLLVATDTAGVLLLDGPDLPSSSTEAQALPAAAAQVFDKTLAVKQMHILEPQDLLITRADKGKDARLYVFRLSTLRRGLEERQQARGKCDSRENKLEKTKGCHLYSINTHHGSELRIVAAIRNKLLLITRKRFEGFSAVGGVDSPVEEFQYIREICLCDPPAVMALVDGPTGENDNMICVGYKHQFDLINESTGDAYRLHHVDANRVNFVAAIDVYEDGEAGLLLCYNYICSYKKVCPFNGSTPMIQSNASDFQFSWNQMPNAIVCAFPYILAFTTDSIEIRLVVNGNLVYTAVVPELQLASSRSDIYFVSSAPVSSASNCSSRDASSQSSPQTPTGYEMPVFPSPLGDDSIRIPYGTKLSLYTSKDAEGESACKHIFKIPLCNLVGRSVERPLKSPLVNKVLTAPPAAPVPVACAGPLVSATHSLSLSRMEIKEIASRTRKELLGLTEEPSSKSDGGVSKARKASKKNVAAEEPRERALMSTNSDRLDSEAGDADLDAASILEAEPETSVLGAESPPPLAGAFAASFEEDVLDLK
- the garnl3 gene encoding GTPase-activating Rap/Ran-GAP domain-like protein 3 isoform X5, which translates into the protein MNSVDPASSKLLTFNQRSASEDLGCRRGDFSRKHYGSVELLISSDADGAIQRAGRFRVENGSTDEQNLDYAPGTWRRTDVHLENPEYHTRWFFKYFLGKVHQNYVGTDAEKNPFYLSVVLSDQNNQRVPQYRAILWRKTGTLKISLPYSPTKTLSVKSILSAMNMDRFEKGPREILNPDIQKDLLVLEEQEGSVNFKFGVLFAKDGQLTDDEMFSNEMGSESFDKFLKLLGDSITLQGWAGYRGGLDTKNDTTGIKSIYTVYQGHELMFHVSTMLPYSKENKQQVERKRHIGNDIVTIVFQEGDEASSSFKPSMIRSHFTHIFALVRYNCQTDSYRLKIFSEESVPLFGPPLPSPPVFTDHHEFRDFLLVKLINGEKATLETPTFAQKRQRTLDMLIRSLYQDLMPDLHKVPFSPQNMLNRRSFSDVLPESPKSARKKEEARQAEFVRIGQALKLKTIVRGDAPTSLVTTGLCRKEPWESQSFCSAFPHEVVCADSWGQSLLVATDTAGVLLLDGPDLPSSSTEAQALPAAAAQVFDKTLAVKQMHILEPQDLLITRADKGKDARLYVFRLSTLRRGLEERQQARGKCDSRENKLEKTKGCHLYSINTHHGSELRIVAAIRNKLLLITRKRFEGFSAVGGVDSPVEEFQYIREICLCDPPAVMALVDGPTGENDNMICVGYKHQFDLINESTGDAYRLHHVDANRVNFVAAIDVYEDGEAGLLLCYNYICSYKKVCPFNGSTPMIQSNASDFQFSWNQMPNAIVCAFPYILAFTTDSIEIRLVVNGNLVYTAVVPELQLASSRSDIYFVSSAPVSSASNCSSRDASSQSSPQTPTGYEMPVFPSPLGDDSIRIPYGTKLSLYTSKDAEGESACKHIFKIPLCNLVGRSVERPLKSPLVNKVLTAPPAAPVPVACAGPLVSATHSLSLSRMEIKEIASRTRKELLGLTEEPSSKSDGGVSKARKASKKNVAAEEPRERALMSTNSDRLDSEAGDADLDAASILEAEPETSVLGAESPPPLAGAFAASFEEDVLDLK
- the garnl3 gene encoding GTPase-activating Rap/Ran-GAP domain-like protein 3 isoform X3, translating into MNSDKNVYLGRDKGIMRKRALLLRKGCSFEITSSASEDLGCRRGDFSRKHYGSVELLISSDADGAIQRAGRFRVENGSTDEQNLDYAPGTWRRTDVHLENPEYHTRWFFKYFLGKVHQNYVGTDAEKNPFYLSVVLSDQNNQRVPQYRAILWRKTGTLKISLPYSPTKTLSVKSILSAMNMDRFEKGPREILNPDIQKDLLVLEEQEGSVNFKFGVLFAKDGQLTDDEMFSNEMGSESFDKFLKLLGDSITLQGWAGYRGGLDTKNDTTGIKSIYTVYQGHELMFHVSTMLPYSKENKQQVERKRHIGNDIVTIVFQEGDEASSSFKPSMIRSHFTHIFALVRYNCQTDSYRLKIFSEESVPLFGPPLPSPPVFTDHHEFRDFLLVKLINGEKATLETPTFAQKRQRTLDMLIRSLYQDLMPDLHKNMLNRRSFSDVLPESPKSARKKEEARQAEFVRIGQALKLKTIVRGDAPTSLVTTGLCRKEPWESQSFCSAFPHEVVCADSWGQSLLVATDTAGVLLLDGPDLPSSSTEAQALPAAAAQVFDKTLAVKQMHILEPQDLLITRADKGKDARLYVFRLSTLRRGLEERQQARGKCDSRENKLEKTKGCHLYSINTHHGSELRIVAAIRNKLLLITRKRFEGFSAVGGVDSPVEEFQYIREICLCDPPAVMALVDGPTGENDNMICVGYKHQFDLINESTGDAYRLHHVDANRVNFVAAIDVYEDGEAGLLLCYNYICSYKKVCPFNGSTPMIQSNASDFQFSWNQMPNAIVCAFPYILAFTTDSIEIRLVVNGNLVYTAVVPELQLASSRSDIYFVSSAPVSSASNCSSRDASSQSSPQTPTGYEMPVFPSPLGDDSIRIPYGTKLSLYTSKDAEGESACKHIFKIPLCNLVGRSVERPLKSPLVNKVLTAPPAAPVPVACAGPLVSATHSLSLSRMEIKEIASRTRKELLGLTEEPSSKSDGGVSKARKASKKNVAAEEPRERALMSTNSDRLDSEAGDADLDAASILEAEPETSVLGAESPPPLAGAFAASFEEDVLDLK